ACGGCCATCATGAAAATGCTCAGGGTGAACATTTTCTTGCGTCCCAGCAGGTCGCCGAAGTGCGCCATGACGATGCCGCCCAACGGTCGCGCGAGGTAGCCGGCAGCGAAGATGCCGAAGGTCTGCATCAGCCGCAGCCACTCGGGCATGTCGGCCGGGAAGAACAGCTTGCCGACCACCGTGGCGAAGAACACGAAGATAATAAAGTCGTAGAACTCCAGCGCACCGCCCAGGGCGGACAGCGACAGAGTCTTGTAGTCATTGCGGGTCAAGGGTCGTGCGGGCTGCGCGGGTGACGCTATGCTCGATGGCGCTGTGGTCATGGCAAGGGCTTCTCTTATAGTCGGATCTGCAACCCCAACAACGCTGGCTGGAGCTTGGGCAGGTTTGGCACGATAACAAATTGTTTGAAAAAGCACAGGATGCGCGTATTTGACAGGCAAAATGAGAACCGGACGGTCGTCGCGCGGTCTACCGCTCGATATACTCGCAGCCTGCAATATGCTGCAAGGGTTGCTGTGCGAAGACGCTGCTGGTGCAACCAGTCGATTTCGCAGAGTTTCCCTTTAGCACGCCTTATGGAAAACACGACGAACGCAGTGTGTTCGGGCTGAATCGTTTTTCGAAAGACGGCTATTCACCTGAAATACCAATGAGAGTCACGGGTAAGAGGCACCCCCGGCATGATAGAACTCGAACAAGACGATCCGATCCCGCAAGGCGATCTGGCCCTGCAAATCACTGCGCTTCCTCGCGAAACCAACGGCTTTGGCGATATTTTCGGCGGCTGGCTGGTGTCCCAGATGGATCTGGCCGGCACCGCCATGGCCAGCAAGATCGCCGGTGGCCGCGTTGCCACGGTAGCGATCGACCGCATGGCCTTCCTGGTCCCGGTAGCCGTTGGCGCCCAGTTGTCGTTCTACACCCAGGCCCAGGAAATTGGTCGTACCTCGATCAAGATGCTGGTCGAGGTCTGGAGCGACGATCCGCTGTCCAGCGAGTGGCGCAAAGTCACGGAAGCGGCTTTCGTCTTCGTCGCCATCGATGGCAGTGGCCGCACCCGTTCGCTGCCACCGCGCGCCTGATATCGTCCCTGTTACTGATCGAGAGTTGCCCCATGAGCACGCCCGTCGTCGAAACCGTCAAACTGGATCAACTGAACTGCTGGCGGATTCGCCACGGCCAGGCCGAACTGCTGGTCGCCCAGCAAGGCGCGCACATCCTCAGCTATCAACTGGATGGGCAGCCGCCAGTGATCTGGCTCAACGATGAAGCGGTGTTCAAGACCGGTAAAAGCATTCGCGCCGGCGTGCCGGTGTGCTGGCCCTGGTTTGGCAATCTCCAGCGCAACCCGGCCAGCGTCCAGGCGATGCGTGTCAGCAACGAACCCGCCCCTGCTCACGGGCTGGTGCGGGCGCTGGATTGGGAGTTGGGCGAGATCGGCACCACCGACGGCGGCCTGAATGTCGAGTTCATCCTGCCGGTGCCGGAAAACGGCCTGCCAGGTTGGCCGCATCAGGTTGATCTGCGCCTGAGCATTCGGCTCGACGAACAACTGCACATTCACCTGACCAGCCACAACCGCGGCACCGACAGCGTCAGCATCAGCCAGGCGTTGCACAGCTATTTCGCGGTCAGCGATGTGCGCAACGTGCAGGTTGAAGGTGTAGACGGGTTGAGCTACATCGAAACCCTGGATGATTGGAACATCGCCAAACAACAAGGCGACCTGCACGTCACCGGCGAAACCGACCGGATCTACCTCAATACGCCTGCCAAATTGAGCATCGTCGACCCAACCTGGGAACGACGCATCGAGCTGACCGCCAGCGGTTCGCGCAGTGCCGTCATCTGGAACCCCTGGATCGACCGCGCGGCAGCGTTCAGCGACATGGCCAATGATGGCTGGCAACGCATGCTGTGCATCGAAACCGCGAACGTGATGGACGACATCGTCCAACTGGCAGCGGGTGCCAGCCATACCTTGGGCGTGAGCATCGCCAGCAAGCCGCTCTGAGCCTTCGGGCTCCCTGCTACAGATCCGACTCCTGCACGACCCGCACCTGCGCCGCATCCAGCGCGTAGGCGGCGTCGGCCAGGTCATTGTTGACCGTCTCGACCTTCAGCGTGCCAGTCACCCACAACGGCGTGTAGATATCGTCCAGCTTCAAACCCTTCGGATAGCGCACCAGCACCAGTTGGTTCGGCGGAGGTGGCGGCACGTGGATACAGGCGCCCGGGTATGGAACCAGGAAGAACAGGGTGCTGCGGCCCTTGCCATCGGTTTCCAGCGGCACCGGGTAACCACCGATGCGTATGTGTTTGCCGTTCATCGCGGCGACGGTCTTGGTCGAATACATCACCGCCGGCAAGCCTTTGCTCTGCTTCAGGCCACCCTTGTCAGTAAAGGTGCCGTTGGCTTCCGGAGAGTTGTGGTCGATTTCCGGCATGGCTTCCAGCGCCTTCTGGTCCGACTTGGGCATCAGTTCCAGCCAATCGGTTTCCGGCAGGTCGCCAGCGTGAGCCAGGCCAGAGCCCAGCAAGATAAGAGTTAACAGAAGACGGCGCATGAAGGTGCTCGGCAGGAAGGGACTATAAGACGCCGGGCATTCTAGCCCTCTGCGCGTCAATCGCGCAGAGGGCTTGGTCGCTTGAATCAGTTCTTTTTGACCATACCGTAGATCACCAGCAAGACCACGGCGCCCACCAGCGCACCGATGAAGCCGGCGCCTTGACCCGCCTGGTAGATACCCAGTGCCTGACCGCCGTAGGTGGCGGCCAGCGAACCACCGATACCGAGCAGAATCGTCATGATCCAGCCCATGCTGTCGTCACCCGGTTTCAGGAAACGAGCCAGCAGGCCCACGATCAGTCCGATGAAGATGGTTCCGATAATTCCCATGGCGTTTCCCTCTGAGTGAAGTAGCTATGCCACAGCCTAGACAGACTTTGGCATCCTGCCATCAGAGAACGCCGGGACCCGAAGGTTCCCGGCGGACCATAGCCTTATTGCTCGGCGATGAGCGCTTCGACCTTGAGGATCTGCCGCTCCAGCGTGGCCTTGTCGGCGCAGCGCAGGTTGGCGTGACCGACCTTGCGCCCGACCTTGAAGGCCTTGCCATAGTGATGCAGGTGGCAATCTTCGATGGCGATGACCTGCTCCACCGGCGGCACCACGCCGATGAAGTTGAGCATGGCGCTCTCACCGACCTTGGCCGTCGAACCCAGTGGCAGGCCGGCAACGGCACGCAAGTGGTTTTCGAATTGGCTGCACTCGGCGCCTTCGGTTGTCCAGTGCCCGGAATTGTGTACACGCGGGGCGATTTCGTTGGCCTTGAGGCCGCCGTCGACTTCAAAGAACTCGAAGGCCATCACGCCGACATAATCCAGCTGCTTGAGCACACGGCTGGAGTAATCCTCCGCCAGGGCTTGCAATGGATGCTCGGTGCTGGCCACGGACAGCTTGAGAATGCCGCTGTCGTGGGTGTTGTGCACCAGCGGGTAGAAGCGAGTTTCGCCATCGCGGGCGCGCACGGCGATCAACGACACTTCACCGGTAAAGGGCACGAAGCCTTCCAGCAGGCACGCCACGCTGCCCAGCTCGGCGAAGGTACCTACCACATCGTCAGCCGTGCGCAGGACTTTCTGGCCCTTGCCGTCGTAACCCAGGGTGCGGGTCTTGAGGACGGCTGGCAGGCCAATGGCACTGACTGCGGCGTCAAGGTCGGCTTGCGACTGGATATCGGCGAACGCCGGGGTCGGGATCCCCAGGTCCTTGAACATGCTCTTCTCGAACCAACGATCACGAGCAATGCGCAGCGCTTCGGCACTCGGATAGACCGGGACGAACTGCGACAGGAAGGCTACGGTTTCCGCCGGAACGCTTTCGAACTCGAAGGTCACCAGGTCGACTTCGTCGGCCAATTGACGCAAGTGATCCTGATCGCCGTAATCGGCGCGCAAGTGCTCACCCAGTGCCGCGGCACAGGCATCCGGCGCCGGATCGAGGAAAGCAAAGTTCATCCCCAGCGGAGTGCCCGCCAAGGCCAGCATGCGACCCAACTGGCCGCCACCGATTACACCGATCTTCATCGTCAACAACCTCAGGCGATGCGTGGGTCTGGATTTTCCAGGACGCTGTCTGTTTGCTCAGCACGGAAGGTTTTCAGCACCGCGTGGAACTGCGGGTGCTTGGCGCCAAGGATACTCGCCGACAGCAGGGCTGCGTTGATCGCGCCGGCCTTGCCGATTGCCAGTGTAGCGACCGGAATACCCGCAGGCATCTGCACGATGGAGAGCAGCGAGTCGACACCCGACAACATAGCCGATTGCACGGGCACGCCCAGTACCGGCAAATGAGTCTTGGCCGCACACATGCCCGGCAAGTGCGCCGCGCCACCGGCACCCGCGATGATCACCTCGATGCCACGCGCCTCGGCTTCTTCAGCGTACTGGAACAGCAGGTCCGGGGTGCGGTGGGCGGAGACCACTTTAACCTCGTAGGGAATGCCGAGCTTTTCCAGCATATCGGCGGTGTGGCTAAGGGTGGACCAATCGGACTTGGAGCCCATGATCACGCCAACCAGTGCACTCATCGTCGCGCCTCTTCTCTCTGGGCGCCCGCAGGCGCGTCAAAAAACAACAAGCCACGCAGAATGCGTGGCTTGATTGTACGAATTTTGGCCA
This region of Pseudomonas fluorescens genomic DNA includes:
- a CDS encoding DUF3299 domain-containing protein, whose protein sequence is MRRLLLTLILLGSGLAHAGDLPETDWLELMPKSDQKALEAMPEIDHNSPEANGTFTDKGGLKQSKGLPAVMYSTKTVAAMNGKHIRIGGYPVPLETDGKGRSTLFFLVPYPGACIHVPPPPPNQLVLVRYPKGLKLDDIYTPLWVTGTLKVETVNNDLADAAYALDAAQVRVVQESDL
- a CDS encoding GlsB/YeaQ/YmgE family stress response membrane protein, which gives rise to MGIIGTIFIGLIVGLLARFLKPGDDSMGWIMTILLGIGGSLAATYGGQALGIYQAGQGAGFIGALVGAVVLLVIYGMVKKN
- a CDS encoding 5-(carboxyamino)imidazole ribonucleotide synthase, translated to MKIGVIGGGQLGRMLALAGTPLGMNFAFLDPAPDACAAALGEHLRADYGDQDHLRQLADEVDLVTFEFESVPAETVAFLSQFVPVYPSAEALRIARDRWFEKSMFKDLGIPTPAFADIQSQADLDAAVSAIGLPAVLKTRTLGYDGKGQKVLRTADDVVGTFAELGSVACLLEGFVPFTGEVSLIAVRARDGETRFYPLVHNTHDSGILKLSVASTEHPLQALAEDYSSRVLKQLDYVGVMAFEFFEVDGGLKANEIAPRVHNSGHWTTEGAECSQFENHLRAVAGLPLGSTAKVGESAMLNFIGVVPPVEQVIAIEDCHLHHYGKAFKVGRKVGHANLRCADKATLERQILKVEALIAEQ
- the purE gene encoding 5-(carboxyamino)imidazole ribonucleotide mutase, coding for MSALVGVIMGSKSDWSTLSHTADMLEKLGIPYEVKVVSAHRTPDLLFQYAEEAEARGIEVIIAGAGGAAHLPGMCAAKTHLPVLGVPVQSAMLSGVDSLLSIVQMPAGIPVATLAIGKAGAINAALLSASILGAKHPQFHAVLKTFRAEQTDSVLENPDPRIA
- a CDS encoding acyl-CoA thioesterase, with amino-acid sequence MIELEQDDPIPQGDLALQITALPRETNGFGDIFGGWLVSQMDLAGTAMASKIAGGRVATVAIDRMAFLVPVAVGAQLSFYTQAQEIGRTSIKMLVEVWSDDPLSSEWRKVTEAAFVFVAIDGSGRTRSLPPRA
- a CDS encoding D-hexose-6-phosphate mutarotase, with amino-acid sequence MSTPVVETVKLDQLNCWRIRHGQAELLVAQQGAHILSYQLDGQPPVIWLNDEAVFKTGKSIRAGVPVCWPWFGNLQRNPASVQAMRVSNEPAPAHGLVRALDWELGEIGTTDGGLNVEFILPVPENGLPGWPHQVDLRLSIRLDEQLHIHLTSHNRGTDSVSISQALHSYFAVSDVRNVQVEGVDGLSYIETLDDWNIAKQQGDLHVTGETDRIYLNTPAKLSIVDPTWERRIELTASGSRSAVIWNPWIDRAAAFSDMANDGWQRMLCIETANVMDDIVQLAAGASHTLGVSIASKPL